The following proteins are co-located in the Streptococcus downei MFe28 genome:
- a CDS encoding glycerate kinase has protein sequence MRILLAPDSFKESLSAQGVAEALARGFEKSQLDCQLVSLPLGDGGEGTVAALVASLGMTYQDLEVTGPFGQPCQLTYAVKDDLALVEMAELVGLAKIPLDQRNPLRVSTFGLGQLLVHLAEAGYKRVMVGVGGSASNDGGLGMAAGLGYEFFDISGHKLQPLGSNLEKVARISDAAVPNQIKELELTLITDVTNPLCGPQGATYVFAGQKGLPEADFARVNQAMQAFYQLANPAIFDLAGAGAGGGMAAGLVTFAGGQLVSGIDAILDLLDFDQKVKQVDLVLVGEGRMDGQSLAGKAPIGVARRTPAGIPVIAICGSLKDDSPDFPVENIVAAFPIIPQLDSLENTLASASQNLERTACNVGNLLALSHGNKSRPIASRII, from the coding sequence ATGCGGATTTTATTGGCACCGGATTCCTTTAAGGAGAGCCTGTCGGCCCAAGGAGTAGCAGAGGCCTTGGCGCGTGGTTTTGAAAAGAGCCAACTGGACTGTCAGTTGGTCTCCCTGCCCCTTGGTGATGGAGGAGAAGGGACAGTTGCTGCTCTAGTGGCTAGTCTGGGAATGACCTACCAGGATCTAGAGGTTACCGGCCCCTTTGGCCAGCCTTGTCAATTGACCTATGCGGTCAAGGATGACCTGGCTTTGGTTGAAATGGCAGAGCTGGTCGGTCTGGCAAAGATTCCCCTTGACCAGAGAAATCCCCTAAGGGTTTCTACCTTTGGACTTGGTCAGCTTTTGGTCCACCTGGCTGAGGCCGGTTATAAACGGGTCATGGTTGGGGTTGGAGGTTCTGCCTCCAATGATGGTGGCCTTGGCATGGCAGCAGGTCTCGGCTATGAATTTTTTGATATCTCTGGTCACAAGCTCCAGCCCCTTGGTAGTAATCTGGAGAAGGTGGCAAGGATTTCAGATGCTGCGGTGCCTAATCAGATTAAGGAACTCGAGCTTACCCTTATTACCGATGTGACTAATCCCCTATGTGGCCCTCAGGGGGCGACCTATGTTTTTGCTGGGCAGAAGGGTCTGCCAGAGGCTGACTTCGCCAGGGTTAACCAAGCCATGCAGGCCTTTTATCAGTTGGCTAATCCAGCCATCTTTGATTTAGCTGGCGCCGGTGCTGGGGGAGGTATGGCAGCAGGGCTAGTGACCTTTGCGGGCGGTCAGCTGGTTTCAGGAATTGATGCCATTTTGGACCTCTTGGATTTTGACCAGAAGGTCAAGCAGGTGGATTTGGTCCTTGTCGGAGAAGGGCGCATGGATGGCCAGTCTTTGGCTGGCAAGGCCCCGATTGGTGTGGCTAGGCGGACACCTGCAGGAATCCCTGTCATTGCCATCTGTGGCAGTCTCAAAGATGATTCGCCCGATTTTCCTGTCGAAAATATTGTGGCGGCCTTTCCGATTATTCCTCAGCTGGATAGTTTGGAAAATACCCTGGCATCTGCTTCCCAGAATCTGGAACGCACAGCCTGCAATGTCGGCAACCTTCTGGCTCTTTCACATGGAAATAAAAGTCGTCCAATCGCTAGCAGAATTATTTAA
- a CDS encoding carboxymuconolactone decarboxylase family protein: MTIKQTAGRDRLGDFAPDFAHFNDDILFGENWNIEAIDLKTRCLLTVTTLIASGITDSSLIYHLQNAKNNGVTKEEIAASITHIAFYAGWPKAWAAFNLAKDVWTD, translated from the coding sequence ATGACCATTAAACAAACTGCTGGGCGTGACCGCTTGGGAGATTTCGCTCCCGACTTTGCCCATTTCAATGATGATATTCTTTTTGGTGAAAATTGGAATATTGAGGCCATTGACCTCAAAACCCGTTGTCTCCTAACCGTGACAACCCTGATTGCTTCTGGCATCACCGATTCATCCCTTATCTACCATCTGCAAAATGCCAAGAACAATGGGGTAACCAAGGAAGAAATCGCCGCTAGCATCACGCACATCGCCTTCTATGCTGGTTGGCCCAAAGCTTGGGCAGCCTTCAATTTGGCCAAGGATGTCTGGACAGACTAG
- a CDS encoding cupin domain-containing protein, protein MKYASKEAFDKANAFGLGDSNEAFAQFFIGQSYLKNLGATEDGGLAFHNVTFEPGCRNNWHVHKATQGGGQVLICTAGEGWYQEDGKDPVELKEGSLVIIPANVKHWHGAKADSWFSHIAIAVPGQDTENVWLEEVPDKDYQALSQFEK, encoded by the coding sequence ATGAAATACGCAAGTAAAGAAGCTTTTGACAAGGCCAATGCCTTTGGCCTAGGAGATAGTAACGAGGCCTTTGCCCAGTTCTTCATCGGTCAATCCTACCTCAAAAATCTTGGGGCAACTGAGGACGGAGGTCTGGCCTTCCACAATGTTACCTTTGAACCTGGCTGCCGCAACAACTGGCATGTCCACAAGGCGACTCAAGGAGGTGGCCAAGTCCTCATCTGTACCGCTGGTGAAGGTTGGTATCAAGAAGATGGCAAAGATCCTGTCGAGCTCAAAGAAGGTTCCCTAGTTATCATTCCAGCCAATGTCAAGCACTGGCATGGAGCCAAGGCCGATTCTTGGTTCAGCCACATTGCCATCGCTGTCCCTGGTCAAGATACGGAAAATGTCTGGCTGGAAGAAGTTCCAGATAAGGACTATCAGGCTCTCAGTCAATTCGAAAAATAG
- a CDS encoding HAD family hydrolase, translating to MTNYQTIIFDLDGTLTDSQVGIINSLTYAFQQMGLPLPAKSLLKKFIGPPLSQSFQEFCGLSQSQSQEAIGYYRHYFADKGWKENQVLPGVSDLLSDLKTVGKTLLVASSKPEIFVKKILDYFGLSTYFTVIAGASLDDSRAQKSQVIAHALKSADISDPKTCVMVGDRKHDVEGAKANGLPAIGLLLGFSSRKELEEAGALAIAKDFKALKKILLD from the coding sequence ATGACAAACTACCAAACCATTATTTTTGACCTAGATGGAACCTTGACAGATTCCCAAGTTGGTATCATTAACAGCCTGACCTATGCTTTCCAGCAAATGGGACTCCCCCTGCCAGCCAAGAGCCTCCTTAAGAAATTCATCGGCCCACCTCTGAGCCAATCCTTCCAAGAATTCTGTGGGCTCTCGCAATCGCAGAGTCAGGAAGCTATTGGCTACTATCGTCACTATTTCGCCGATAAAGGCTGGAAGGAAAATCAAGTCCTGCCAGGTGTTAGCGACCTCCTCAGCGACCTTAAGACCGTTGGAAAGACCCTTCTGGTTGCCTCTTCCAAGCCTGAAATCTTCGTCAAAAAGATTCTAGATTACTTTGGACTCAGCACCTACTTTACCGTCATTGCTGGGGCTAGCCTAGACGACAGTCGGGCACAAAAGTCCCAAGTTATCGCCCACGCTCTGAAAAGTGCAGACATCAGCGACCCTAAGACCTGTGTCATGGTTGGCGACCGCAAGCATGATGTAGAAGGTGCCAAAGCCAACGGCCTTCCCGCTATTGGTCTGTTGCTCGGCTTTAGCAGTCGCAAGGAATTGGAAGAAGCTGGCGCCCTAGCCATCGCCAAGGATTTCAAGGCATTAAAGAAAATTCTTTTAGATTAA
- a CDS encoding Rqc2 family fibronectin-binding protein, translating to MSFDGFFLHYLTQELREEILYGRIQKVNQPFERELVLTIRNNRQNYKLLLSAHPVFGRVQVTKADFQNPQNPNTYTMIMRKYLQGAVIEGLKQVENDRILELTISNKNEIGDQIKVALMVEIMGKHSNIILLDKSEGKIIESIKHVGFSQNSYRTILPGSTYVAPPKTDALNPFEAQEGRLFEILQTQDLSPKSLQKLFQGLGRDTAQELASHLQADRLKNFRAFFNQSCQPSLTEKSFAPVAFSDSQKDFASLSELMDFYYQDKAERDRVAQQASDLIHRVQNDLEKNKKKLVKQEKELAATEKAESFRQKGELLTTYLNLVPNNKDQVQLDNYYTGEKLTIALDVSLSPSQNAQKYFKKYQKLKEAVKHLKGLIEETKQTISYLESVETALSQASLDEIAEIREELVETGFIRRRKQDKRQKRKKPEQYLASDGKTIIMVGRNNLQNEELTFKMAKKGELWFHAKDIPGSHVIIKDNLEPSDQVKTDAAELAAYYSKARLSNLVQVDMIDNKKLHKPSGAKPGFVTYTGQKTLRVTPDEEKIQGMKIK from the coding sequence ATGTCATTCGATGGCTTTTTCTTACATTATTTAACCCAAGAACTGCGCGAAGAAATTCTTTACGGGCGCATTCAGAAGGTCAATCAGCCCTTTGAAAGGGAGCTGGTTCTGACCATCCGCAACAATCGTCAGAATTATAAGCTCCTCCTCTCAGCCCACCCTGTTTTTGGCCGAGTTCAGGTAACCAAGGCCGATTTTCAAAATCCGCAGAATCCCAACACCTATACCATGATTATGCGCAAATACCTGCAGGGGGCTGTGATTGAAGGACTCAAGCAAGTGGAAAATGACCGCATTTTAGAGCTGACCATTTCCAATAAAAATGAAATTGGTGACCAAATCAAGGTGGCCCTCATGGTCGAAATCATGGGTAAGCATAGCAATATTATTCTTCTGGACAAGTCTGAGGGCAAGATTATTGAGTCCATCAAGCATGTCGGCTTTTCGCAAAATAGCTATCGGACCATCTTGCCTGGCTCGACCTATGTCGCCCCACCCAAGACCGACGCCCTCAATCCCTTTGAAGCTCAGGAAGGTCGTCTCTTTGAAATCCTGCAAACGCAAGACCTCAGTCCCAAAAGCCTGCAAAAACTCTTTCAAGGTTTGGGACGGGATACCGCTCAAGAGTTAGCTAGCCATCTACAAGCAGATAGGCTCAAAAACTTCCGAGCCTTCTTTAATCAATCCTGCCAGCCCAGCCTAACAGAGAAAAGTTTCGCTCCTGTCGCCTTTAGTGACAGCCAGAAGGACTTTGCCAGCCTGTCTGAGCTTATGGACTTCTACTATCAGGACAAGGCCGAGCGAGACCGTGTCGCCCAACAGGCCAGCGACCTCATCCACCGTGTCCAAAACGACCTGGAAAAAAATAAAAAGAAGCTAGTCAAGCAAGAAAAAGAACTGGCTGCAACTGAAAAGGCTGAAAGCTTCCGCCAGAAGGGCGAACTCCTAACCACCTACCTCAATCTGGTTCCCAACAATAAGGACCAGGTTCAGCTGGACAATTACTACACAGGAGAAAAACTGACCATCGCCCTGGATGTCAGCCTCAGCCCCAGTCAAAATGCTCAGAAGTATTTCAAAAAATACCAAAAACTCAAGGAGGCTGTCAAACACCTCAAGGGCTTGATTGAAGAGACCAAGCAAACCATTTCCTACCTAGAGTCGGTGGAAACCGCCCTCTCTCAAGCCTCTCTGGATGAAATTGCAGAAATCCGTGAAGAGTTGGTGGAGACTGGCTTTATTCGGCGGCGCAAGCAGGATAAACGCCAGAAACGTAAGAAACCCGAGCAGTATCTGGCTAGCGATGGCAAGACCATCATCATGGTTGGCCGCAACAATCTGCAAAATGAGGAGCTGACCTTCAAGATGGCCAAAAAGGGGGAACTCTGGTTTCACGCCAAGGACATTCCTGGCAGTCATGTCATCATCAAGGACAACCTAGAACCTTCCGACCAAGTCAAGACCGATGCCGCCGAACTGGCCGCCTACTATTCCAAGGCTAGGCTCTCCAATTTGGTTCAGGTCGATATGATTGATAATAAGAAGCTCCACAAACCCAGCGGGGCCAAGCCTGGCTTCGTTACCTACACCGGTCAGAAGACCCTACGCGTAACCCCTGACGAGGAAAAAATCCAAGGCATGAAAATTAAGTAA
- a CDS encoding metallophosphoesterase family protein → MKLLHTADWHIGRQLNSNGISLLDDQTYVLEQIIDLAKKEAVDGVIIAGDLYDRGLPPVEAVSLFNQTLNRLLFEAGIPVYAITGNHDSAKRLEFGQEFFRRQGFHLVSRLADSFQPIELEGLQIFLLPFIDPIDARVYYQDSDLSTMDGVMRRIIADMKEQFNPAKKQILVTHFAVSKGADDSDLRQKMLSETTRMVGGLTTLTSDLFADFAYVALGHIHTRYASPTETVAYSGSPLIFNKDEAKRKDVKGVYLLDISDGAIQKTFHPLKPYKDFYVLEAPYQELLQQVFYDKYPRKKARFAFDILVEERKDLEGINVRFQLEEIYGQEIIDLRIKETKAKPKMKRASFNSSQSQLAEDQLIADFFSEMTGGDQLTAYQKSLVEELLGKGEA, encoded by the coding sequence ATGAAACTTTTACATACTGCTGACTGGCACATCGGTCGTCAGCTTAATTCTAATGGCATCAGCCTCTTGGATGACCAGACTTATGTTTTGGAGCAAATCATCGACTTGGCCAAGAAGGAAGCCGTCGATGGGGTCATTATCGCTGGTGACCTCTATGATCGAGGGTTACCGCCTGTTGAGGCTGTCAGCCTCTTCAACCAGACCCTCAACCGTCTGCTCTTTGAGGCGGGAATTCCTGTCTACGCTATTACGGGAAACCACGATTCGGCCAAGCGCTTGGAGTTTGGTCAGGAATTTTTCAGGCGCCAGGGCTTTCATTTAGTTTCAAGGCTGGCAGATAGTTTTCAACCTATCGAGCTGGAGGGGTTGCAGATTTTTCTTCTTCCTTTTATTGACCCCATTGATGCTAGGGTTTACTATCAGGATAGCGATCTTTCGACCATGGATGGGGTGATGCGACGGATTATCGCCGATATGAAAGAGCAGTTTAATCCCGCTAAAAAACAGATTCTAGTCACCCATTTTGCAGTTAGTAAGGGGGCGGACGATAGTGATTTGCGCCAGAAGATGCTGTCGGAAACGACTCGGATGGTTGGCGGTTTGACAACTCTGACTAGTGATCTCTTCGCGGATTTTGCTTACGTGGCCCTAGGCCATATTCACACCCGCTATGCTTCACCGACCGAGACGGTTGCCTATAGTGGCAGTCCCTTGATTTTCAACAAGGATGAAGCCAAGCGCAAGGACGTTAAGGGGGTCTACCTGCTGGACATTTCGGATGGGGCCATCCAAAAGACCTTCCATCCCCTCAAGCCCTACAAGGACTTTTACGTTTTGGAGGCTCCCTATCAGGAGCTTTTGCAGCAGGTTTTTTATGACAAATACCCAAGGAAAAAAGCGCGTTTTGCCTTTGATATTCTAGTGGAGGAGCGAAAGGATTTGGAGGGCATCAATGTTCGATTCCAATTGGAGGAAATCTATGGACAAGAAATCATTGATTTGCGAATTAAGGAAACCAAGGCCAAGCCGAAGATGAAACGAGCTAGCTTTAATTCTAGTCAGTCGCAACTAGCCGAGGACCAGTTGATTGCAGACTTCTTTTCAGAGATGACAGGAGGAGACCAGTTGACGGCCTATCAAAAATCTCTGGTCGAGGAACTATTAGGAAAGGGGGAAGCCTGA
- a CDS encoding SbcC/MukB-like Walker B domain-containing protein, translating to MRPIRIEMTNFGPYRQEILDFSRLDESNLFLISGRTGAGKSSIFDAMTYALYDKTSSDRPVNELRSTFASLKDPRTRVVFYFEHHNQLYRLERELDLKPRKGLDRGKGIGTSKASLSVVDKVDGIELDKLAGKPKETNQAVVDLLGLTSEQFKQIILLPQYQFSQFLKSPTSEKIPILRQIFGTQVFAKFEDDLAQKWSQARQEQSQLQAKLDGHFTSQIWTEEEREAFTEATSDQRLALAQERHQYYQDALAKAKQEKTEAEKATRQADQAYQTAQKLDGQFQERQAQEARYQTEILEQAEAYQQKQEKLAQLDFANSLADLVKEELAKQAAVGDLEKRIADLQDDLAERQEKQAPLEKRLSHLQAQESQQEKAQEDIENLTLSLNSAQTLAKVQADLKTTKASLEKLARDQAGLSEREQEVKQARTQIEADLVSDRELLDLKKLLQKVQDLVDSDLTKGLQKLVDLQADRQELSDQREASLEHLAGLEADLADLQARLKEIKRDQLKLMVAKLQAELEEGSPCPVCGSLDHPGSKAELVDESALVNLSQEVEELETKLASQQEAFQTQQVEVSQIASQLADKEKASQEQRELLETDYQSLQDVTATYLSGFIWEKSYSHQIGQGVKEKLAHVYQERFDQRSQQDQKLEELSHDLAKLEQDQQNGQEKMASLSGQFKTLEQSQGQILEANPILEEPAYYEREIAQCKASYQAFRQEFESCQKQVAAGKEVLSSLQGRLASQTESLQANQSDLEILSGKLKASLAAPEALTHERSELDDWLADLATGQAVALQTWLTKYQQNKEFLDSSLAELNQVLLGQEEPDLMALTQQKEEADLALTQASNQEALAQRQLHQVSQLVAKIEELLTEAGHHLEEFSQLTQLKNIISGTETGRQRLKLETYVIQAYLEEILTYANDHYIGLLSNQQFEFLIGKEGAGNSQSGLEINIYDRANNKELPASSLSGGETFIASLAIALSLSEVVQNTSNGALVETLLIDEGFGSLDEETLDKAITVLEQIGQNRLVGVISHVKEMKETIQQQVLIEKRSDGSSRIEMKVDEIEVESDAS from the coding sequence ATGAGACCCATTCGGATTGAAATGACCAATTTTGGCCCCTACCGTCAGGAGATCTTAGATTTTTCTAGGCTTGATGAGTCTAACCTTTTTCTAATTAGTGGCCGAACGGGAGCAGGTAAGTCCAGTATTTTTGATGCTATGACCTACGCCCTCTACGACAAGACTTCCAGCGACCGACCTGTTAATGAGTTGCGCTCAACCTTTGCTAGCCTCAAGGATCCTAGAACTAGGGTAGTTTTCTATTTTGAACACCACAACCAGCTCTACCGCTTGGAGCGAGAATTGGATTTGAAACCCCGAAAGGGTCTGGATCGGGGCAAGGGAATTGGGACCAGCAAGGCCAGCCTGTCCGTTGTTGATAAGGTTGACGGGATAGAGCTGGATAAATTAGCTGGCAAGCCCAAGGAGACCAACCAGGCCGTTGTTGATCTTCTGGGTCTGACTAGTGAGCAGTTTAAACAGATTATTTTGTTGCCACAATACCAGTTCAGCCAGTTTCTCAAGTCGCCGACCAGTGAGAAAATTCCAATTCTGCGACAGATTTTTGGCACCCAGGTCTTTGCTAAATTTGAGGATGATTTGGCTCAGAAATGGTCCCAAGCTAGGCAGGAGCAAAGCCAATTACAAGCGAAATTGGATGGCCACTTCACTAGTCAAATTTGGACAGAGGAAGAAAGAGAGGCCTTTACTGAGGCAACGAGTGACCAGCGACTGGCATTGGCCCAAGAAAGACACCAGTATTATCAAGATGCTTTAGCCAAAGCCAAGCAGGAAAAGACTGAGGCTGAAAAAGCGACCAGACAAGCAGACCAAGCCTACCAGACAGCCCAAAAGCTGGATGGTCAGTTTCAGGAGCGCCAGGCCCAGGAGGCCCGTTATCAAACCGAAATTTTGGAACAGGCTGAAGCTTACCAGCAAAAGCAAGAAAAACTGGCCCAATTAGATTTTGCGAACAGCCTGGCCGATTTGGTCAAGGAAGAGCTGGCCAAGCAAGCGGCTGTAGGGGACCTAGAAAAAAGGATAGCCGACTTGCAGGATGACTTGGCTGAGCGTCAAGAAAAGCAGGCACCACTTGAAAAGCGACTGAGTCACTTGCAGGCTCAAGAAAGTCAGCAGGAAAAGGCTCAGGAAGACATTGAAAATCTGACCCTGTCCCTAAATAGTGCTCAAACCCTCGCTAAGGTCCAGGCTGATTTAAAAACAACTAAGGCCAGCCTGGAAAAATTAGCCAGAGACCAAGCAGGCTTGTCTGAGCGGGAGCAGGAAGTCAAGCAGGCTCGGACTCAGATTGAAGCTGATCTGGTTTCTGACCGGGAATTATTAGATTTGAAAAAACTTCTCCAGAAAGTTCAAGACCTAGTTGATAGTGACCTGACAAAAGGTTTGCAAAAATTGGTGGACCTGCAGGCAGACAGGCAAGAGCTTTCTGACCAAAGGGAGGCCAGCCTTGAGCATTTAGCAGGACTTGAAGCAGACCTAGCTGACCTCCAGGCTCGGCTGAAGGAAATCAAGCGGGACCAGCTCAAATTGATGGTGGCCAAGCTCCAAGCCGAATTAGAAGAAGGTAGTCCCTGCCCTGTCTGTGGCTCCTTGGATCATCCAGGAAGCAAGGCTGAGCTGGTTGATGAAAGTGCTCTGGTCAACCTCTCCCAGGAAGTAGAGGAATTAGAGACCAAACTTGCTAGCCAGCAGGAAGCCTTCCAAACCCAGCAAGTTGAGGTTAGCCAAATAGCTAGTCAATTAGCTGACAAGGAAAAGGCTAGCCAAGAGCAAAGAGAGCTCCTAGAAACCGATTACCAGAGCCTACAGGATGTGACCGCCACCTACTTGAGTGGCTTCATCTGGGAAAAATCTTATTCGCATCAAATCGGTCAGGGCGTAAAGGAAAAGCTGGCTCACGTCTATCAAGAGCGTTTTGACCAAAGAAGTCAGCAGGACCAAAAGCTGGAAGAACTGTCCCATGACTTGGCCAAATTAGAGCAGGACCAGCAAAATGGCCAAGAGAAGATGGCTAGTTTATCAGGTCAATTTAAAACACTGGAACAGAGTCAAGGCCAGATTCTTGAGGCCAATCCAATCCTCGAGGAGCCAGCCTATTATGAGAGGGAGATAGCCCAATGCAAGGCTTCCTATCAGGCCTTCCGTCAGGAGTTTGAAAGTTGTCAGAAGCAAGTGGCAGCTGGCAAGGAAGTCTTGTCTAGTCTTCAAGGTCGCTTAGCCAGTCAGACTGAAAGCTTGCAGGCCAATCAGTCAGACTTGGAAATTTTGAGCGGGAAACTTAAAGCCAGTCTGGCTGCCCCTGAAGCTCTGACCCATGAGCGCTCTGAACTTGATGACTGGTTGGCTGACTTAGCGACTGGTCAAGCAGTAGCGCTACAAACCTGGCTAACCAAGTATCAGCAAAATAAGGAGTTTCTGGACTCCAGTTTAGCTGAGCTTAACCAAGTCTTGCTTGGGCAAGAAGAGCCAGACCTGATGGCTCTGACCCAGCAAAAGGAAGAAGCAGACTTGGCCCTGACCCAGGCCTCCAATCAAGAGGCCCTGGCACAGCGTCAGCTCCATCAGGTTAGCCAGCTGGTAGCTAAAATTGAGGAGCTTCTGACTGAGGCTGGTCACCATTTGGAAGAATTTAGCCAGCTGACCCAGCTCAAAAACATTATTAGCGGAACGGAGACCGGCCGTCAGCGTCTCAAGCTGGAGACCTATGTCATTCAGGCCTACCTGGAAGAGATTCTGACCTATGCCAATGACCACTATATCGGTCTTCTCAGCAACCAGCAGTTTGAATTTTTAATTGGCAAAGAAGGGGCTGGTAACAGCCAGTCGGGTCTGGAAATTAACATTTACGACAGGGCCAACAATAAAGAATTGCCCGCCTCCTCCCTATCAGGCGGTGAGACCTTTATTGCCTCCCTAGCTATTGCCCTCTCCTTATCGGAAGTTGTGCAAAATACTAGTAATGGGGCCCTAGTGGAAACCCTCCTTATTGATGAAGGTTTCGGTTCCTTGGACGAGGAGACCCTGGACAAGGCCATCACTGTTCTGGAGCAGATTGGTCAAAATCGCCTGGTCGGTGTCATCAGCCACGTCAAGGAAATGAAAGAGACCATTCAGCAGCAGGTCCTGATTGAAAAGAGGAGCGATGGTTCCAGCCGGATAGAGATGAAGGTGGATGAGATAGAGGTGGAGTCGGATGCTAGCTAG
- the trpX gene encoding tryptophan ABC transporter substrate-binding protein, which produces MKNKRLWAVLSLLIIFTLACVGHDQWHLGQKSQGNRTVKVGVLQYVTHEALDEIYAGIKDELAKEGYSGDRVKIQFLNAEGDQSKIATMSKQLADGHNDVLIGIATPAAQGLANASKDTPVVMGAISDPIGAKLVTNLKHPTGNVTGTSNQVPIADAVKLIQTVTPQTKTVGILYASSEDNSVSQVKNFSKAAQKAGLKVKTYAVPSTNEITTTMNVISKEVDALWIPQDNTIASAFTTVVSIANSNKLPIYPSVDTMLKEGGLASVYQSQHQLGVETGKIAVQILKGKKVADIPVKVVDTGSPAVNLKVAQQLGVTIPDSVLKDAKKSGLVIK; this is translated from the coding sequence ATGAAAAACAAGCGTTTGTGGGCAGTTTTGTCCCTCTTAATTATCTTCACCCTGGCCTGTGTGGGTCATGACCAATGGCATTTGGGACAAAAAAGCCAAGGCAATCGCACGGTCAAGGTCGGGGTGCTCCAATATGTGACCCACGAAGCCTTGGATGAAATCTATGCTGGCATCAAGGATGAATTGGCTAAGGAAGGCTATTCTGGTGACCGAGTGAAGATTCAATTTCTCAATGCCGAAGGCGACCAATCCAAGATTGCGACCATGAGTAAGCAATTGGCTGATGGCCACAATGATGTTCTGATTGGAATTGCAACGCCAGCAGCTCAGGGTCTGGCCAATGCCAGCAAGGATACCCCAGTAGTTATGGGTGCTATCAGTGACCCAATTGGTGCCAAGCTGGTCACCAATCTCAAGCATCCGACTGGTAATGTTACAGGTACCTCCAATCAGGTGCCCATCGCTGATGCTGTGAAATTAATTCAGACCGTCACACCGCAGACCAAGACCGTTGGCATTCTCTACGCCAGCAGTGAGGATAATTCGGTTTCCCAGGTCAAGAATTTCAGTAAGGCGGCTCAAAAAGCAGGCCTCAAGGTTAAGACTTATGCCGTCCCATCGACCAATGAGATTACCACGACCATGAATGTCATCAGTAAGGAAGTGGATGCCCTCTGGATTCCTCAGGACAATACCATCGCTTCGGCCTTTACGACCGTCGTTTCCATTGCTAATAGTAATAAGTTACCTATTTATCCAAGTGTCGATACCATGCTCAAGGAAGGTGGCCTGGCTTCGGTTTATCAAAGTCAGCATCAATTAGGTGTGGAGACCGGTAAGATTGCCGTGCAAATTCTTAAGGGCAAAAAGGTAGCCGACATTCCGGTCAAGGTTGTCGATACTGGCAGTCCAGCTGTCAACCTCAAGGTGGCTCAACAATTAGGCGTGACGATTCCAGATTCGGTCCTCAAGGATGCTAAGAAATCTGGATTGGTGATTAAATAA
- a CDS encoding ABC transporter permease encodes MVSTISQGLLWAVLGIGIYLTFRILDFPDMTTEGSFPLGGAVAVTLITQGINPFLATLAAVGAGCLAGFATGLLYTRGKIPTILAGILVMTSCNSIMLMVMGRSNLGLLNRKLLQDFLPFSKELNLLILGTMVVILVILLIIFFLNTRLGQAYIATGDNREMARSFGINTDNMELMGLVVSNGIIALSGALVSQQDGYADVSKGIGVIVIGLASIIIGEVMFANLTMLERFIAIMIGSVLYQILIWAVVALGFNTNYLKLFSALILAIFLIVPRFKEKFFKGVRLSR; translated from the coding sequence ATGGTTTCAACAATTTCACAAGGCCTCTTGTGGGCTGTTCTGGGGATTGGGATTTACCTGACCTTTAGGATTCTTGATTTCCCCGATATGACAACAGAAGGGAGCTTCCCTTTGGGGGGAGCGGTAGCGGTTACCCTGATAACTCAGGGAATTAATCCCTTCCTAGCTACTTTAGCAGCGGTGGGAGCTGGCTGTCTGGCTGGGTTCGCAACGGGTCTCCTCTATACTAGGGGCAAGATTCCGACGATTTTGGCGGGGATTCTGGTCATGACCTCCTGTAACTCAATTATGCTTATGGTTATGGGGCGCTCAAATCTGGGGCTCCTCAATCGTAAGCTTCTCCAGGATTTCCTACCCTTTAGCAAGGAGCTAAATCTTCTCATTTTAGGGACGATGGTAGTTATTTTGGTCATTCTCTTGATTATCTTCTTTCTCAATACCCGTCTGGGTCAGGCCTATATTGCCACAGGGGACAATCGGGAAATGGCTCGGAGCTTCGGCATTAACACGGATAATATGGAGTTGATGGGGCTGGTCGTTTCCAATGGCATTATCGCCCTATCTGGTGCCCTGGTCAGCCAGCAGGATGGCTACGCCGATGTCTCCAAGGGAATTGGGGTCATTGTCATCGGCCTGGCCAGCATCATCATCGGTGAGGTCATGTTTGCCAATTTGACCATGTTGGAGCGTTTTATCGCTATCATGATTGGCTCGGTCCTCTATCAAATTCTGATTTGGGCAGTGGTGGCTCTTGGTTTCAACACCAACTACCTCAAGCTCTTTAGTGCGCTGATTTTGGCCATCTTCCTAATTGTGCCAAGGTTCAAGGAAAAATTCTTCAAGGGGGTTAGGTTATCACGATGA